acttgaacattgaaaggaaTTCTGAATCTGGAAGAAAAAAAGTCTCTTCTGaggagcaccgaacacttctatcggAAAatcagctcgtaaagttaaatgctccgATTCTAAGCTAATACTGAGTTGAAGTCATATAAActtcagaaagttccagatcgcaattcggtaaagaacttagaagcaaaagaaagaatgaaaaaatttagaaattttataaaaaaaacaggtgtattttttggtggatgatgaaacttataaACTTatagacttttcacaacttccgggtcaataCTTTTATGCTGCTGATGGACGTGGTAAtgttcaagaaaaaaaaacaacaaaattcccgaagaagtttcttgtgtggcaagccttttgcagttgtggcaaaagaagcaACATTTCACTATGAAGAAaaggcccttgagtggtattcaaataaCTTTATAGTTTCAACGAAAAAAATTCTGTAATtacatttatatttgtaaattatttttgcacaacTCTTATCTGTATAATTATTGAGTTATTTCAAGAcattaaggaaaataaaaataattgctaGTCcagtttatataaattttaaacccACATATAACAATTACTGTCtaaactttaaacaatttatttataaaaataatattttataaagataacacataatttaaacatttaaaaatatgtatgtttaaattgCTCTCAAAATCTGTTTTATCACTAGAGATTCTATGGTTTCAATAGAAACCTACTACAACAAAATGTGTTATAGACAAAAGCATTAATTGTTGACATACTAATAAACATAAAGCAACGAAAtacccaaatgaaaaaaaaaaactaaaaaagtacaTACCACATGTACCTACGAGTAGATAAGAAATATGCCCTGCATTTTTATGGTTTCTCtagtttcaaaaatgtacaatttataataaaagaaaaaaaaacttacccaTAAATGTATTGCAGGCCATATCAAAATGATCCCTACTACCCGCACTGCCACCGGCGCCACCACCACCCAACAATGGTTGGGATTCCCTGTTATCTGTGCAATGATCCATAATACTTGAACACTCAAAGTCCACCTCAGGAACTAAACAAATTTCATCAGTATCATCATGATACGAATCCTGACGTAAATGCGATGGTAAAATGTTACTGCTGAATAATCTTGGCTCAGTggttgttttatttgttgtatgTGGATTGTTTGAAGTAGAGGCTGAAGCGTAATTTTGTTGATGTCGAGACGCAGGTGAATTTGTGTGACTGTTACCGGCTGAGCGTGGAGAATTACTACTGGTGTAATGCTGTTGACTGTTTGAGGTCTTattactactactgctactttCAATAATTTCATCTACATTTGTTTTAACATCGCATCCAGCACCTCCACTGGCACCACCATTGCTCAGCGAGTGAGACGTTAATAAACTAGTATCGTGAGTATTTAAAAGCAATGACGTTGTCTTCGTCGGTGTAGTCGTCGtcgttgttgttggttttgtcATCGCCACAATTGCAGGTTGTTTCACATTTGTAGtggttatttgtttgtttacatgACCATTACCATTGTGTGTAAAAGTTGGTTCTGATATTAAATGATTGTGGGTGCCAAAAAAATCATGTTCATCAAATGCTAAAACTGTTTGCTGCACTGCTGCCTCAATGCTATCGTTATTTTTTCGCACACCCGCTACTTCATCAGCATCTTCctcatcatcgtcgtcatcaCCTTCAGCGTTGTCGTCGTCGACGTCGTCGTCTTTCAATGATAAGAGCATTTGTTCTTGCTGTTTGTTATTCTTTGGTTTTCTTCGTTTCTTTTTGTTGAGACCAATAGTGTTTATCTATtgaaataattcaataaaaacaacaaaatgaaacattagtaattaacaacaaaagtttaataaaaatagaaacagcaatagcaatatttttaattaataaacaatGAACTTTACTGACTTTGGCAAAGATAATTCAGGaaggaatgtatgtatgttggacTGGGATTTTATTAATGTGTGGAttaagggaaaaataaatataaaatgaatgaataaaatgCAGTCAAcaagatattttaataattttcaagctAGAAACAATAGGCATGTTATAGATCGaggaagaaaatttatattgttatcgatacatttttttatagaaaattaatgttatcgtTAAATCTTTTATAATCAATTAAAGTTATAGatatattttccatagaaaaatttcCATAGatagattttctacagaaaattaaggtatcgataaaatttctatagaaaatttatgttatcgataaaatttctatagaaaatttatgttatcgataaaatttctatagaaaatttatgttatcgataaaatttctatagaaaatttatgttatcgataaaatttctatagaaaatttatgttatcgataaaatttctatagaaaatttatgttatcgataaaatttctatagaaaatttatgttatcgataacatttctatagaaaatttttgttatcggtaacatatctatagaaaatttttgttatcgataaattttctataaaaaattaaagataacgataatttgtttatagaaaattaaatttatccataaattttctataaaaaattccagttatcgataaattttttgtagaaaattcaagtgatcaatacattttctatagaaaattcatgttatctataaaatttctatagaaaatttatgttatcgataaataatctgtagaaaattaaagataactataatttgtttatagaaaattcaatttatcgataattttttatagaaatttcaatttatctatacattttgtaataataattcaagttatcgatacattttttacagaaaactcatattatcgataaaatttctatagaaactcaagttatcgatacattttctatagaaaactgaggtAATCGttaaatgttctatagaaatcaatgttatcgataactattttatagaaaatttatgttattgacaaattttttacagaaactgaatataattaataaatttgctaAAGAAACTGAATGCTatcgatatattttctatagaaactatgttatcaataaattttctatggaaactaAATGTTATTGATAAATTTCGGAACTAATTTACTTTCCTAAATCCCTATAATCTTAAATATCTCCTAAAAAAGTTATTTGATTCGCCCTAAAATACACTTTCAGCTCAACTAGCGTTACCGAAATAACcgatattatataaattatttaacttttaacaCCCATTATCACGAATTTTTCTCTTAATAGCTCTATTTTGGTCGGGCAAAGGCGTTTTCATCTCGGACACATGCAAAAAACTGTATAACTTCAAAACCAAAGAGAGCAGTAGCAAATTTGTATATCATTAGTCTTAtagtagggtcacacatggcaaatatttaatcaaaaaacgtaaccacttttttatcaCATGTTTAGAAGCTGAAACACTATTAagggcaaaatattaaaaaaatcctggCCATTAAGAGTCAaatttcatatacatagaaaatttTGGAGTTTTTAGCGATAAATTGAATTAGTTTCCAAGAGTCAGAATTCAATGACCGAGTACTGTAGACAATATGAAAGGTAGGTATTACTTTGTTAAAAACTttcaaattttaagtttataaattaatttgagTCTGTAATTAGCTGAGTTATGTTTTGAAtgcattaattttatttggggAATTACCCAAAAATAATTGAATCATAAACTATAAAAAGAATGcgactttgtttttgtaatttttaagttttccgCCAGTGCGTAGATTACAATTCGTAAGAACAATTCAATGTTACATTGTTTGAACATTTTAAAGCTCAAGTCATAGATAAAATGACAGCAGTTATTCCATACATAATTCCTTCGCTatcatttcataaaataattagaatCTACCACAATTTATAATGTGGAACTTTTGTTATCATTTAAGACTTACCTCAACTTCGGTGGTTAATTGTTGCTTGTTTGCTGATTTTTCTGTTGTATCATCATCACTAAAGTGGTTCATAAGATCAACATCTTCCAATTGCACCAAAGGTGCTTCCGCTGTAGacatttttgcagtttttttttctttttttccttttttgtttttatgaacGCTTTGTGAAATGGCcttgtaattaaataatatttattattcacCAAACAAACTAATCTGTAATGTTTTCTTTgtctatttgttgtttttttcacttttgtATAGTATTTCTTCTAATTTCgtttgtcaaattttttttgttttttttaattattgatttttgttcCTTATGttctatgttgtttttttttttgacgacTTCGTTTgcgttttaatattaaattcacttttttataattatggCTTTTTAGGGTGTATGATATCttgtttttgtagttttattaacaatatatataaaaaataagtattaattttaattaattataaaaaaataccatcCCTTTTAATCAGAACAAAAGTTATTCTCCAAATGCTACAAAAAAGAGAaatgtcagctgtcaaaaaaaaaattggcaaaaaagaAACGATAACAACGATAACCCTAGCACAGAgctgaatgaaaaaagtagtagattttagAGTAATCGATAAGTATGTAaattggaaaatcaaaaatgaattgaaataattcatttaaaatacagttaaataataacaataaataatgcAGGAAATGGTTcctatttttttccatttaccaaaatgtaatttttattatcttttcagttattatttacttttgtttaaaatttagttatcgATATTCTACCCGCTTTATTAAATGAACAGCtgtttatagaaaacaaatttgttttgttggtgTTATTTGGTGGCAAACGTATCATTTCACATAGagtgttaaaattattaattaaacaactaatttacaaaaattagaaGCCATGAACGATCCCAATAAAGTTATTAATGTTAATCTTTCCTCGCTGCTTAGTTTAAAAGCTGAATTATTACGCAAACAAGCCGAGGTGAACAAAGCAAAAGTAGCCCAGTCCTCCACTTCCAACAAGGAGCAAGAATATACATCCCACAAACAGATAAACAAACCAACTGACGAATACGATGACACCATCTCACATAAGAAGAAAGACAAGAAGAAACGGTctaaagaaatagaaaaaaacaaagaagCCACCACCTATGAACATGAAGACTCGCTTATGTTGGAAAAATCGCAAAAAGTTCTGGAAgcaaaagctaaattttatgAGCGTATGCAGAAAACTGGAGGTAAATTAAATTCTGACGACAATTGTCTAgtaatgtttaacaaaaagcAACAGGAGGTTAGACAAGATGTTATACACACTTTGGAAACACCTTATAGTTCAAGCGATGACAATAGTGATGATGATGACAGTGATCATCCCGATGACCCAGAAGATCACTGGGTGGAATACACCGATTGTTTGGGTAGAACGCGAACCTGTTTGAAACGTGATTTAACAGAGGCCAAAAGGAAAGATGAACAGTTGGCGGCCAGCATGCCAGAGCGTTTGGATCAAAGCAAAGCCAACTGGATGATTGATACCGTGGGTGATAAAACCCTGCAGGATGAGGAAGAAGATAATGATGACATGATAGGACCCATGCCACCGCAATCGGTTTTTGGTGATGGTCTTTCAACCATGTCAAAACTCGAAGAACAAAAAGCAAATTGGGAGCGTAAAGAACAGGAAAATCTGGATAAAGCAGATGTGCATTATCAAGATGTATTTTTCGATGAAGCCAGACAGCATGGTGTCGGCTATTATGCCTTCTCCACCGATGAGGAAGAACgtaagaaacaacaaaaagaatTGGAAAAAGCCAGACAACAAACAGTAGAAGAGCAGAAACGAAGGGAAGCCTTAAAAGAGCAAAGGGAGAAAATTATAGCCGAAAGAGTGTTAGCGGCTAAAAACAGACAACGGGCTAGACTAGGTTTACCACCCTTGGAAAAAGAGGAAATCAGTGAAAACAAAGAAAGCTCAGAAGATAAGCCCCCAGAAACTAAAGAAGAACGCAAATCACGCAAGAAGGCAGAAAAGCTAGAAAAGAAAAGACTACAAGAAGAGGAGGAACGCGAAAAGGAACGTCTTAGTCATATACGACCTTGGGATAAAGAAAAAGATGGAGTGGTGCAGCAGAAAAATGGTGAAGAGGAGGAATGGCAATATAAGCCTGAACGTGAGCCCATGTCACAAGAACAATGGAATGAATATAAACGTAATGAACGTATAAATGAATTTGCTCCACCTACAGCCAGTAATGCTCCGGATAAAACTTTAAAACgtactaattttaaaagtaattcCAATTTTCATGCTCCTGCAAATTATAACAATGTGCCACCAACTGAAATAGATACGGGCTTTTCCAAATATCAAAGTACAAAGAAAACCTTTAAAAGACGTAATTGTGTGGAAGCTACACAAGAAGACTTGCCTTCAACATCTAACTACACGAAAACTGGTGTATGCATACCACCCCCGACCAATTTGGAAGATTTTCATTTACCTTCACACAATAAAAAAGCGAAATCATCGCATGAACTGGAAAAATCCATTGAGGCTGGTCTACGTTTTTTGCGCAATAACTGTGATAAGGAAATACCTGCGAGTAAATCTTCCTGGACAGCAAAGGCCGATTACTAAGTGTTGTTATGAGAAGAAATGAAATATCTAaaggtatatattattttttatggtagtttattatttgtttctttatttttggttatataaattacaaatttattgtctatattaagatatttaaattgtaatttatatttcattattttaacatttatagaAGAACGAACAtcttttgtaatataattaaaatactatTGTTTAGTCACTAACTTTGGCACATTAAGAAATAGTgtctaaataaaaactaaaacggATTGCTATAGTTTACAGCGAGCATGTTTATAACTATGATTTTCATTCTTCTGTTAAAAACTCATACATATCTCTATTTCAGATTGACCATCTAATATTTGTGCAAGtaatttgtaaattcaaattgcgggtaaaatgaaataaaaagaaaataaagatcTTTAAACTTAAGGTTTAagtttaaacacaaaaatattactaaaaatatagtttttaagttAATACCAAATGCAGTAGGTAATACAATGGAACTAATTGTTCTGGTTAGTAGGAAACTGTTGTCGATTAAGTGTTTATATCTATAATTAGTTTTCTTTGGCATACACAAATAAGAATTACCTTGAttagaaaagttttaatgaataaaaataacgttttcttcaatttacaaaatatgttggaaagaaaatactttaggaAATGTGTATTAGAATTCTGTTTATTTGTCAATATACTTCAATAG
The nucleotide sequence above comes from Calliphora vicina chromosome 1, idCalVici1.1, whole genome shotgun sequence. Encoded proteins:
- the LOC135956495 gene encoding coiled-coil domain-containing protein 174, which translates into the protein MNDPNKVINVNLSSLLSLKAELLRKQAEVNKAKVAQSSTSNKEQEYTSHKQINKPTDEYDDTISHKKKDKKKRSKEIEKNKEATTYEHEDSLMLEKSQKVLEAKAKFYERMQKTGGKLNSDDNCLVMFNKKQQEVRQDVIHTLETPYSSSDDNSDDDDSDHPDDPEDHWVEYTDCLGRTRTCLKRDLTEAKRKDEQLAASMPERLDQSKANWMIDTVGDKTLQDEEEDNDDMIGPMPPQSVFGDGLSTMSKLEEQKANWERKEQENLDKADVHYQDVFFDEARQHGVGYYAFSTDEEERKKQQKELEKARQQTVEEQKRREALKEQREKIIAERVLAAKNRQRARLGLPPLEKEEISENKESSEDKPPETKEERKSRKKAEKLEKKRLQEEEEREKERLSHIRPWDKEKDGVVQQKNGEEEEWQYKPEREPMSQEQWNEYKRNERINEFAPPTASNAPDKTLKRTNFKSNSNFHAPANYNNVPPTEIDTGFSKYQSTKKTFKRRNCVEATQEDLPSTSNYTKTGVCIPPPTNLEDFHLPSHNKKAKSSHELEKSIEAGLRFLRNNCDKEIPASKSSWTAKADY